The Nitrospira sp. genome window below encodes:
- a CDS encoding ABC transporter permease: MESTFAQEEPCTLVIEPRDGYVQVGWRELWAARELFYFLAWRDLKTRYAQTAIGASWALMQPLLSTLIFTLVFSYLAKVPSDGLPYPLFAFAAILPWSLFARSLERSTLSVVTEGGLIKKVYFPRLIIPISSTFINLVDFGVGLLILIGMMVWYQVVPQWTAVFLPLFVGGAVLAALSVSLWLSALNVKYRDVASVVPLITQLWMFASPVLYPASLVPESLRWYYGLNPMAGVIEGFRWALLGKAAPDWSMVSVSMVVVLVLLIGGVMFFRRVERTFADII; this comes from the coding sequence TACGTACAAGTTGGTTGGCGCGAGTTATGGGCTGCTCGTGAATTGTTCTACTTTCTAGCTTGGCGGGATCTCAAGACGCGCTATGCACAGACTGCTATCGGAGCCAGTTGGGCTCTGATGCAACCTCTCTTGAGTACGCTCATTTTTACTCTTGTGTTCAGCTATCTTGCAAAAGTTCCCTCGGATGGTTTGCCGTATCCACTGTTTGCGTTTGCGGCAATATTGCCCTGGTCGCTATTTGCGAGAAGCCTCGAGCGCAGCACACTGAGTGTGGTCACAGAAGGGGGGCTCATAAAGAAAGTCTATTTCCCCAGGCTGATCATCCCCATCTCTTCCACGTTCATTAATCTCGTAGATTTTGGTGTTGGTTTACTGATTCTGATCGGAATGATGGTGTGGTATCAAGTTGTGCCGCAGTGGACGGCCGTGTTCTTGCCTCTGTTTGTGGGGGGGGCCGTGCTTGCTGCTCTTTCTGTGAGTCTTTGGCTTTCAGCGCTTAATGTGAAATACCGGGATGTGGCTTCTGTGGTTCCATTGATCACGCAGTTGTGGATGTTCGCATCTCCTGTTTTGTATCCGGCATCGTTGGTTCCTGAGTCACTTCGTTGGTACTACGGTCTGAATCCCATGGCAGGTGTCATTGAAGGATTTCGATGGGCACTGCTGGGAAAAGCTGCTCCTGACTGGAGCATGGTGAGCGTGAGTATGGTTGTGGTGTTAGTCTTGCTGATTGGAGGGGTCATGTTTTTTAGGAGGGTGGAGCGAACCTTCGCCGATATCATTTAG